In Deinococcus cellulosilyticus NBRC 106333 = KACC 11606, a single window of DNA contains:
- a CDS encoding glycoside hydrolase family 31 protein — MFEKIEIVPKKAKLSGIHARAEITSPLECVWRYRVRPKGYIQGDDLPPAESVAVLNPGQLPFEIEDEGWTLISGKSILRIKPEGQMQILLDGIVVCELKSLTGIFEPEEPVNRKECTVNLYAPYGEAYVGFGEKVGPLNKRGLKFTFWNTDVAPHHPDTDPLYQSIPFFMGLHEGKVWGFFLDETSRSEVDIAKEHPETITWKTESNELDMYFIMGNTPAEILDRYTELTGKITPKPLWSMGLHQSRYSYTSQEEVLNIIEHYRKYQIPLDAVHLDIHYMNGYRVFTFNQHRFPDPKALCREAEKQGVKIITIMDPGIKEEKGYFMYDEATKKDFLVKTNRGDVMVGAVWPGRAVFPDFIQEDVRQWWGEKHQIMLDSGISGFWNDMNEPSSEKVHVEHDPKKVQGKTLPDDAMHGKIYHLEAHNMYGMGMCQATFEGLKKLAPKKRPFIVTRAGYAGIQRYATVWTGDNSAYWEHMEMNLQLLLSLGLSGIPCVGSDIGGFLGNSSGELVTRWMWLGVFYPFMRNHSSMGTDYKEPWAFPEHLPFIKGAAEFRYRLLPYLYTLMKVAQETGLPSMRAMLIHYPEDGAHLYDQFLSGENLLVAPIMKPYHTHRVAYFPTRGWMELNSSTAQQYGSGYEVVSSGLDRIPVFLKPGGIVPFTSVAQFTTTARWETIEWHVNVSAEGEFRLYEDEGEGEADGDWTTVTIQHEEGRVRLTRKGGPKRAESLMVYGHGERAPYRVELRDSWKTITLPE, encoded by the coding sequence ATGTTTGAGAAGATTGAAATTGTGCCCAAAAAGGCGAAATTGAGTGGCATTCATGCCAGAGCGGAAATCACCAGTCCACTGGAGTGCGTGTGGCGTTACCGGGTGCGGCCCAAAGGATACATTCAGGGAGATGACCTGCCCCCCGCAGAAAGTGTGGCTGTGCTGAATCCGGGCCAGTTGCCTTTTGAAATTGAAGATGAGGGCTGGACGCTCATCTCGGGCAAGAGCATCCTCAGAATCAAACCTGAAGGCCAGATGCAGATTCTGCTGGATGGGATTGTGGTCTGTGAACTGAAAAGCTTGACAGGCATTTTTGAGCCTGAAGAGCCTGTGAACCGCAAAGAATGCACCGTCAACCTGTATGCCCCTTATGGGGAAGCCTACGTGGGATTCGGGGAAAAAGTCGGGCCTCTGAACAAAAGGGGACTCAAATTCACCTTCTGGAACACCGATGTGGCCCCGCACCATCCAGACACCGATCCGCTGTACCAGTCCATTCCCTTCTTCATGGGTTTGCATGAGGGGAAGGTCTGGGGGTTCTTTCTGGATGAGACCTCCCGTTCTGAAGTGGACATTGCCAAGGAGCACCCGGAGACCATCACCTGGAAAACCGAGAGCAACGAACTGGACATGTACTTCATCATGGGGAACACCCCTGCGGAGATTCTGGACCGGTACACGGAACTGACCGGAAAGATCACGCCCAAGCCCCTCTGGTCAATGGGCCTTCACCAGTCGAGGTACAGTTACACCTCCCAGGAAGAAGTCCTGAACATCATTGAGCATTACCGCAAGTACCAGATTCCGCTGGACGCGGTGCACCTCGACATCCACTACATGAATGGTTACCGGGTGTTCACCTTCAACCAGCACCGTTTTCCGGACCCGAAGGCCCTGTGCAGGGAGGCCGAGAAGCAGGGGGTCAAAATCATCACCATCATGGACCCGGGGATCAAGGAAGAAAAAGGTTACTTCATGTACGACGAGGCCACCAAAAAGGACTTTCTGGTGAAAACCAACCGGGGGGATGTGATGGTGGGAGCGGTCTGGCCCGGACGTGCAGTCTTTCCCGATTTCATCCAGGAAGACGTGCGCCAGTGGTGGGGTGAGAAGCACCAGATCATGCTGGACAGCGGCATTTCAGGATTCTGGAACGACATGAACGAGCCCAGTTCTGAAAAGGTTCATGTCGAACATGATCCGAAAAAGGTGCAGGGAAAGACCCTGCCAGACGATGCCATGCATGGCAAAATCTACCACCTGGAGGCCCACAACATGTATGGCATGGGCATGTGTCAGGCCACATTTGAAGGCCTGAAGAAACTCGCTCCCAAAAAGCGGCCTTTCATTGTGACCCGTGCTGGTTATGCAGGCATCCAGCGCTACGCCACCGTGTGGACCGGAGACAACAGTGCCTACTGGGAACACATGGAGATGAACCTGCAACTCCTGCTCTCCCTGGGCCTTTCCGGGATTCCCTGTGTGGGCAGTGACATTGGTGGCTTTCTGGGCAACTCCAGTGGGGAACTGGTGACGAGATGGATGTGGCTCGGGGTGTTCTATCCCTTCATGCGCAACCACAGTTCGATGGGCACCGATTACAAGGAGCCCTGGGCCTTCCCGGAGCACCTCCCTTTCATCAAGGGTGCTGCGGAATTCCGTTACCGGCTGCTTCCTTACCTCTACACCCTGATGAAGGTGGCACAGGAAACGGGTCTGCCTTCCATGCGGGCCATGCTGATCCATTACCCGGAAGATGGAGCACACCTGTACGACCAGTTCCTGTCCGGTGAGAACCTGCTTGTGGCCCCCATCATGAAGCCCTACCACACCCATAGGGTGGCTTATTTCCCCACCAGAGGCTGGATGGAGCTGAATTCCAGCACAGCCCAGCAGTATGGATCAGGATACGAGGTGGTTTCCAGTGGTCTGGACCGCATTCCCGTCTTTTTGAAGCCCGGGGGCATTGTGCCTTTCACCAGTGTTGCCCAGTTCACCACCACGGCCCGCTGGGAGACCATCGAGTGGCACGTGAATGTCTCTGCAGAAGGAGAGTTCCGTCTCTACGAGGATGAGGGAGAGGGAGAGGCCGATGGAGACTGGACCACCGTCACCATCCAGCATGAAGAGGGCAGGGTGCGCCTGACCCGCAAGGGAGGTCCAAAACGGGCAGAAAGCCTGATGGTTTATGGACATGGGGAACGGGCACCTTACAGGGTGGAACTCCGGGACAGCTGGAAAACCATCACCCTCCCGGAGTGA
- a CDS encoding NTP transferase domain-containing protein, translating into MTHWNALVLGGGDPSDPFATAHQAPVKPLIDIHGKAMSVYVLEALRDSGRIAHIAYIGPTTPAVDALIQQTLPDQGSLIGNLEYGVQQMPAGNRVLVVTADIPMMTATELREVLDSAPDSGLVYPIVRKEDCEKAYPGVKRTYAKLKDGVFTGGNIFILKPEIISTFLPRLKEMLANRKNPLKLAGLIGFGTLVRLLTGQLSLKRLEQKVGSILGVSVSAMPTRYASIGTDVDKDADLDLARSKLA; encoded by the coding sequence ATGACCCACTGGAACGCCCTTGTCCTCGGAGGCGGAGACCCGAGTGATCCTTTCGCCACCGCCCACCAGGCCCCGGTCAAACCCCTGATCGACATTCACGGCAAAGCCATGAGCGTGTACGTGCTTGAAGCCCTCAGGGACTCTGGCCGCATTGCCCACATCGCCTACATCGGACCGACCACGCCTGCAGTCGATGCCCTGATCCAGCAAACCCTCCCGGACCAGGGAAGCCTGATCGGAAACCTGGAGTACGGGGTGCAGCAGATGCCCGCCGGAAACCGGGTTCTGGTGGTCACTGCAGACATCCCCATGATGACCGCCACAGAACTTCGCGAGGTATTGGACAGCGCTCCAGACAGCGGCCTGGTCTATCCCATCGTGAGAAAAGAAGACTGTGAAAAAGCCTATCCGGGCGTGAAACGCACCTATGCAAAATTGAAAGATGGGGTCTTCACCGGAGGGAACATCTTCATCCTGAAACCCGAAATCATCAGCACCTTCCTGCCCCGGCTCAAGGAGATGCTGGCAAACCGCAAAAACCCCCTGAAGCTCGCGGGCCTCATTGGTTTCGGAACCCTGGTTCGGCTGCTCACAGGGCAACTCAGCCTGAAGCGTCTGGAGCAGAAGGTCGGGAGCATCCTGGGCGTCAGTGTGAGTGCCATGCCCACCCGTTACGCCAGCATCGGCACGGATGTGGACAAGGACGCAGATCTGGACCTTGCCCGCAGCAAACTGGCCTGA
- a CDS encoding diacylglycerol/lipid kinase family protein encodes MLVIRNPRSGQGMTPLDGFLHLLHEEDFGITVRYLHRNLRVQDLLYDASKYHAVIAAGGDGTVSSVAHALIGLDTPLLAYPAGTANLIAQNLGLVPSVQSLAQVVMDGETLTIDLAEIHMQDQTFGFTMVAGAGLDADMIRESEALKPNFGALAYFMGVFKNLRATEADLLLELDGVAVRTRGMSVLLANFGMVNFGIPIAPGIDPSDGLLSVVVVKGNTPLAIVPKLMDSFVSRMGLKTIPAPEGVEIYTCKTVRIQSDPPLPVQYDGELLDASTPLTARVIPHAVRFLVPARTLVRLNT; translated from the coding sequence TTGCTGGTCATTCGAAACCCCCGTTCTGGACAGGGCATGACCCCTCTGGACGGTTTTTTGCATTTGCTTCACGAGGAAGATTTTGGGATCACGGTGCGGTACCTGCACCGCAATTTGCGGGTTCAGGACCTGCTCTACGATGCCAGCAAGTACCACGCGGTGATTGCTGCGGGTGGAGATGGCACGGTCAGCAGTGTGGCCCATGCCCTGATTGGCCTGGACACCCCTTTGCTGGCCTACCCTGCAGGCACGGCAAACCTGATTGCCCAGAACCTGGGCCTTGTTCCCAGTGTGCAGAGCCTCGCGCAGGTGGTGATGGATGGGGAAACCCTCACCATCGATCTGGCAGAAATTCACATGCAGGACCAGACATTTGGTTTCACCATGGTGGCGGGTGCAGGGCTTGATGCCGACATGATCCGCGAAAGTGAAGCTTTAAAGCCCAACTTTGGGGCACTGGCGTACTTCATGGGGGTGTTCAAGAACCTGCGGGCCACCGAAGCGGACCTTTTGCTGGAACTCGATGGGGTGGCGGTGCGCACCAGAGGCATGAGTGTGTTGCTGGCCAATTTTGGCATGGTGAATTTTGGCATTCCCATTGCCCCTGGAATTGATCCTTCGGATGGCCTGCTCAGTGTGGTGGTGGTGAAGGGGAACACCCCTCTGGCGATTGTGCCCAAACTGATGGATTCCTTTGTCAGTCGCATGGGCCTCAAGACCATTCCTGCACCGGAAGGGGTGGAGATCTACACCTGCAAGACAGTGCGCATCCAGTCTGACCCTCCACTGCCTGTGCAGTACGATGGAGAGCTTCTGGATGCCAGCACGCCTCTCACTGCCCGGGTGATCCCCCATGCCGTGCGGTTTCTGGTGCCTGCCCGCACCCTGGTGCGCCTGAACACCTGA
- the ruvX gene encoding Holliday junction resolvase RuvX yields the protein MADTSANPDTTYLALDVSPRRIGFAVSYGRLAFGRGYLHRGKQAEDIQGIQQKMQQEEATEVVIGLPLRTDGLASKQAQKVRALGHALRQAGITVHYQDERYTTLSAEEDLNGRRRSKGELDEASAVRILQLFLEQ from the coding sequence ATGGCTGACACTTCCGCAAACCCTGACACCACCTATCTGGCCCTTGACGTGAGCCCCAGACGCATTGGCTTTGCGGTCAGTTATGGCCGTCTGGCTTTTGGCCGGGGCTACCTGCACCGGGGCAAACAGGCCGAGGACATCCAGGGCATCCAGCAGAAAATGCAACAGGAGGAGGCCACCGAGGTGGTCATTGGCCTGCCCCTGCGCACCGATGGTCTTGCCAGCAAACAGGCCCAGAAGGTGCGGGCCCTCGGGCATGCCCTGCGTCAGGCTGGGATCACCGTGCACTACCAGGATGAGCGTTACACCACCCTGAGTGCCGAGGAAGATTTAAATGGCCGTCGCCGCTCCAAGGGAGAACTTGACGAGGCCAGTGCTGTGCGCATTTTGCAGCTTTTTCTGGAACAGTGA
- a CDS encoding carbonic anhydrase, which produces MTVLDTSIPHPPTPEAALQLLLDGNRRYVNNAPHLDESPQRRAEVARGQHPYAMVLGCVDSRVPPELIFDSGLGELLVVRTAGHVLDHAVLGSLEFGIEALKIPLLVVLGHDRCGAVKSTLDALEKHMHAHEDIDWLVEHIKPAFEVAQHEQNLLDATVKAHVRITVNELKQTPILREAVEQRKLQIVGAMYNLESGKVKLL; this is translated from the coding sequence ATGACTGTACTGGACACCTCCATCCCCCATCCCCCAACCCCAGAAGCGGCCTTGCAGCTGCTTCTGGACGGCAACAGGCGCTACGTCAACAACGCCCCCCACCTGGATGAAAGCCCCCAGAGGCGCGCAGAAGTCGCCCGGGGTCAGCACCCCTATGCCATGGTCCTGGGCTGTGTCGACTCCCGTGTTCCGCCCGAACTGATTTTCGACTCTGGCCTCGGTGAGTTGCTGGTGGTCCGCACCGCAGGTCACGTGCTGGACCATGCGGTGCTCGGCAGCCTGGAGTTCGGCATTGAAGCCCTGAAAATTCCCCTGCTGGTTGTGCTGGGCCATGACCGCTGCGGGGCAGTGAAAAGCACCCTGGACGCCCTGGAAAAACACATGCACGCCCATGAAGACATCGACTGGCTTGTGGAACACATCAAACCCGCCTTCGAAGTGGCCCAGCACGAACAGAACCTGCTGGACGCCACTGTCAAGGCCCACGTGCGCATCACCGTCAATGAACTGAAACAGACGCCCATTCTCCGGGAAGCCGTGGAACAGAGAAAACTCCAGATTGTGGGTGCGATGTACAACCTGGAGTCTGGAAAAGTCAAACTGCTGTGA
- a CDS encoding GNAT family N-acetyltransferase yields MKKPDCDAKLKQLNTRPLGSWKEASPVSDITIRNQTELKHYEAVLNGEVVAFAEYRPLEGAVMFAHTEVNESIEGKGIGSALIRQALDETRAAGKWVIPMCPFVVGFIQRHPEYVEAVNPQHRRIFGI; encoded by the coding sequence TTGAAAAAACCGGACTGTGACGCGAAGCTGAAACAACTCAACACCAGACCCTTAGGATCATGGAAGGAGGCATCACCGGTGTCAGACATCACCATCAGAAACCAGACCGAACTGAAGCATTATGAAGCCGTCCTGAACGGAGAAGTGGTGGCTTTTGCCGAGTACCGCCCTCTGGAAGGGGCTGTGATGTTCGCCCACACTGAGGTGAATGAGAGCATAGAAGGCAAGGGCATTGGGAGTGCCCTGATTCGTCAGGCCCTTGATGAGACCAGAGCCGCTGGAAAATGGGTCATTCCCATGTGCCCCTTCGTGGTCGGGTTCATCCAGCGGCACCCTGAGTATGTGGAGGCTGTGAATCCGCAGCACCGCAGGATCTTCGGAATCTGA
- a CDS encoding RtcB family protein has product MFSRIDRYRWSFQDSHLPEVTLFAGENVAFDQRAVRELRQMLEVQGTMNRWSSHAPEAFPEGAGLQKVVLTPDFHKAKGIPVGTVVQTRGFLLPQAVGNDVGCGMRLHTTSLTAEQVLGHQKALIPKLRRMFFEAGRNIPMNRLQREALLREGLLGLMDTTPRSLQEGLWQLFHDQDLTHEAEHTESLGSRRARNTLGLEDFLGQRDFTRDGQIGSLGGGNHFVEIQRVKNILHPGIAHAWGLRKDQVVVMVHSGSVSVGYTCASMIREHLSRLYPAGLVHPRNQLYPVPNAEVHEETVLQNWDALNAGCNFATANRLMLALMVRAVFQDLEMPTDFPLLYDATHNMIWEEDGTYIHRKGATPARGFEAMQNTPFRFTGEPVLVPGSMGTSSFVLAGLGLREALSSASHGAGRVLSRGQAMQGSTQDLDDLLRQHRVVTPVDFARTRPDVAREKLKELLQEAPDAYKNIQAIMETLQGAQIAQPVAELEPLITVKG; this is encoded by the coding sequence ATGTTTTCCAGAATTGATCGCTACCGTTGGTCGTTTCAAGATTCCCACCTCCCGGAAGTCACCCTGTTTGCGGGTGAGAATGTCGCCTTCGATCAGAGGGCCGTGCGGGAGCTTCGCCAGATGCTGGAAGTGCAAGGCACCATGAATCGCTGGTCCAGTCATGCTCCAGAGGCTTTTCCTGAGGGTGCAGGCCTGCAAAAAGTGGTCCTCACCCCTGATTTTCACAAGGCAAAAGGCATCCCTGTGGGGACTGTCGTGCAGACCCGTGGTTTTCTCCTGCCCCAGGCCGTGGGCAACGATGTGGGGTGTGGGATGCGCCTGCACACCACAAGCCTGACTGCAGAACAGGTCCTGGGTCACCAAAAAGCCCTGATCCCGAAACTCAGGCGCATGTTTTTTGAAGCCGGGCGCAACATCCCCATGAACAGGCTCCAGCGTGAAGCCCTGCTGCGAGAAGGTCTGCTGGGCCTGATGGACACGACCCCCCGTTCTCTTCAGGAAGGCCTGTGGCAGCTTTTCCATGACCAGGACCTCACCCATGAGGCAGAGCACACAGAATCGCTGGGCAGTCGCCGTGCAAGGAACACTCTGGGCCTTGAAGATTTCCTGGGACAAAGGGATTTCACCCGGGATGGCCAGATCGGGAGCCTGGGCGGAGGCAACCACTTTGTGGAAATTCAACGGGTGAAAAACATCCTGCATCCTGGCATTGCCCATGCCTGGGGCCTCAGAAAAGATCAGGTGGTGGTGATGGTGCATTCTGGCTCGGTCTCGGTGGGGTACACCTGCGCTTCCATGATCCGGGAGCACCTTTCACGCCTCTATCCTGCAGGTCTGGTCCATCCCAGAAACCAGCTGTATCCTGTTCCGAATGCAGAGGTGCATGAGGAGACCGTACTGCAGAACTGGGACGCCCTGAATGCAGGGTGCAACTTTGCCACTGCAAACCGCCTGATGCTGGCCCTGATGGTGCGTGCTGTGTTTCAGGACCTTGAAATGCCCACAGATTTCCCGCTGCTTTATGACGCGACACACAACATGATCTGGGAGGAAGACGGAACGTACATCCACCGCAAAGGGGCCACACCTGCCAGAGGCTTTGAGGCCATGCAGAACACGCCCTTCAGGTTCACCGGTGAACCTGTGCTGGTCCCGGGGTCGATGGGCACCAGCAGTTTTGTGCTGGCAGGTCTGGGTCTCAGAGAGGCCCTGAGCAGTGCCAGTCATGGGGCAGGACGGGTGCTGTCGCGTGGGCAGGCCATGCAGGGCTCCACACAGGATCTGGATGACCTGCTCAGGCAGCACAGGGTGGTGACTCCGGTGGACTTTGCCCGGACCCGCCCGGATGTGGCCCGGGAGAAATTGAAAGAACTCCTGCAGGAAGCCCCAGACGCCTACAAGAACATTCAGGCCATCATGGAAACGCTGCAAGGTGCCCAGATCGCGCAGCCTGTGGCTGAACTTGAACCCCTGATCACCGTCAAAGGTTGA
- a CDS encoding deoxyguanosinetriphosphate triphosphohydrolase family protein — MLVTLEVMQEARRQERKHLDTPDQRNAYARDRDRVFYTDEFRRLAEITQVITPTGYAFHNRLTHTLEVSQISRRIAEKLIRDCKQRRQKPLPDIDPDVVETAALIHDLGHPPFGHIGEAVLDELVSAHDPDGFEGNAQSFRIVTRLAVQSQSYVGLNLTRASLLAAMKYPYLRGEKPSDPTDEVQLKRHRKYGAYRDDVEYFEFVRSGRQTEEPTLEAQIMDYADDIAYSIHDLVDFYRAGILPAENMKQDGFFQRFFEREKHLVLKDIDMDEKEARECIRNAIDLMVGDFYSGRRIEHASLKSAASNFIANYVSNIRLNATGTGLVIDPTYKVELAFFRRMIWAYVIHRPQLGTQQRGYRNIIENLFRIYWSSIEDDYQRNIVPPRFLEDIELLMEADPAVYVAKKARLVADIISSFSDRQAIMMYRRLNGIDPGQVTDYI, encoded by the coding sequence ATGCTGGTTACTTTAGAGGTCATGCAGGAGGCCAGGCGTCAGGAGCGCAAACATCTGGACACCCCGGACCAGCGGAACGCCTATGCCCGCGACCGGGATCGGGTGTTCTACACCGATGAGTTCCGCAGGCTTGCCGAAATCACCCAGGTGATCACCCCCACCGGGTACGCGTTTCACAACCGCCTGACCCACACGCTGGAGGTCTCGCAGATCTCCAGACGCATTGCTGAAAAGCTCATCCGGGATTGCAAACAGCGCAGGCAGAAACCTCTTCCTGACATCGATCCGGATGTGGTGGAAACCGCCGCCTTGATTCACGATCTGGGCCATCCTCCTTTTGGTCACATCGGGGAGGCAGTGCTTGATGAACTGGTCAGTGCCCATGACCCGGACGGCTTTGAAGGAAACGCCCAGTCGTTTCGCATCGTGACCCGTCTGGCGGTGCAGTCCCAGAGCTACGTGGGCCTCAACCTGACCCGGGCCTCCCTGCTTGCCGCCATGAAATACCCCTACCTGAGAGGGGAAAAGCCTTCTGATCCCACAGACGAGGTGCAACTGAAGCGCCACCGCAAGTACGGGGCGTACCGGGACGATGTGGAGTACTTCGAGTTTGTGCGCTCTGGTCGGCAGACCGAAGAGCCCACCCTTGAGGCGCAGATCATGGACTACGCCGATGACATCGCCTACTCCATTCACGATCTGGTGGATTTCTACCGGGCGGGCATCCTTCCCGCAGAGAACATGAAACAGGATGGTTTCTTCCAGCGCTTCTTTGAACGCGAAAAGCATCTGGTGCTCAAAGACATCGACATGGATGAAAAAGAGGCCAGGGAATGCATCCGCAACGCCATTGACCTGATGGTGGGGGACTTCTACTCGGGTCGGCGGATTGAACATGCCTCCCTGAAGTCCGCAGCTTCAAACTTCATTGCGAACTACGTCAGCAACATTCGCCTGAATGCAACTGGAACAGGCCTGGTGATTGATCCCACCTACAAGGTTGAACTGGCTTTCTTCAGGCGCATGATCTGGGCCTACGTGATCCATCGTCCACAACTGGGCACCCAGCAACGCGGGTACCGCAACATCATTGAAAACCTGTTCCGGATCTACTGGAGCAGCATTGAGGACGACTACCAGCGCAACATCGTGCCCCCACGTTTTCTGGAAGACATTGAACTTCTGATGGAAGCCGACCCTGCTGTCTACGTGGCAAAGAAGGCGCGTCTGGTGGCGGACATCATTTCCTCTTTTTCAGACAGGCAGGCGATCATGATGTACCGCAGGCTCAATGGCATTGATCCAGGACAGGTCACGGATTACATCTGA
- a CDS encoding mechanosensitive ion channel, translated as MDTIQVYTQQFLNYLPHLLTALLLAVAAFVVATLARTLTVKGLRAAHVDERVAKHQQGEPVHISKTVGDIVYGLVLLFFLPGILGALGLNSLLAPATGFLNNFLSFIPRIFGAVIIMVIGAFVAKLLRSLVTNVAATAGVDRLTVRAGLPAGAHISNLLGIVVYGLVIIPFITAALDALNMTAITQPISDMLNRILAALPNIFAAAAVVALAFFIGRFVSDLVRGLLTSMDFDRLPQLLGFQPSGSPTTGNGTPSAIVGHIAHAAIVLFALVSAFELLHADSLAQLTRNFIQLIGQIALGMVIFTVGLLVANLLAGVAARASGANGRLLAGVARWSTIALFGAMALRQMGIANEIVNLAFGLTLGAIAVAFALAFGLGSRETAGKITERWRQQLEKPGNTTGPSTASSAFNNPTD; from the coding sequence ATGGATACAATTCAGGTGTACACCCAACAGTTTCTCAACTATCTGCCGCACTTGCTGACGGCACTTCTGCTGGCTGTTGCAGCCTTCGTGGTTGCCACCCTGGCCCGCACACTCACCGTCAAGGGCCTCAGGGCTGCCCACGTGGATGAACGTGTGGCAAAACACCAGCAGGGCGAACCCGTGCACATCAGCAAAACCGTTGGAGACATTGTCTACGGTCTGGTGCTGCTGTTCTTCCTGCCAGGCATTCTGGGGGCTCTGGGCCTCAACAGCCTGCTTGCTCCTGCCACAGGGTTCCTCAACAACTTCCTGAGCTTCATCCCCAGAATCTTCGGGGCCGTGATCATCATGGTGATTGGTGCATTTGTGGCCAAGCTGCTGCGCTCCCTGGTCACCAATGTGGCCGCCACAGCAGGCGTGGATCGTCTGACCGTGCGTGCAGGCCTTCCTGCCGGAGCCCACATCTCCAACCTGCTCGGGATTGTGGTGTACGGTCTGGTGATCATTCCCTTCATCACCGCCGCCCTGGACGCTCTCAACATGACCGCCATCACCCAGCCCATCAGCGACATGCTGAACCGCATCCTGGCTGCCCTCCCCAACATCTTTGCTGCGGCCGCTGTGGTGGCCCTGGCTTTCTTCATTGGCCGTTTTGTCAGTGATCTGGTGCGGGGTCTCCTCACCAGCATGGATTTTGACCGCCTGCCCCAGCTGCTGGGCTTCCAGCCCTCGGGCAGCCCCACCACCGGAAACGGCACCCCCAGTGCCATCGTGGGTCACATCGCCCATGCAGCCATTGTGCTTTTCGCTCTGGTTTCCGCCTTTGAACTGCTGCACGCCGACAGCCTCGCCCAGCTCACCCGCAACTTCATTCAGCTGATCGGGCAGATTGCCCTGGGCATGGTGATCTTCACCGTGGGTCTGCTGGTTGCCAACCTGCTGGCAGGTGTGGCCGCCCGCGCCAGTGGAGCCAATGGTCGACTGCTGGCCGGGGTGGCCCGCTGGTCCACCATTGCCCTCTTCGGAGCCATGGCCCTGCGCCAGATGGGCATCGCCAATGAGATCGTCAACCTGGCTTTCGGTCTGACCCTCGGGGCCATCGCTGTGGCTTTCGCACTGGCTTTTGGCCTGGGTTCCCGTGAAACCGCAGGCAAGATCACCGAACGCTGGAGACAGCAGCTGGAGAAACCCGGCAACACCACCGGACCTTCCACCGCTTCTTCTGCCTTCAACAATCCCACCGACTGA
- a CDS encoding lactonase family protein has translation MTQHRFYVGTYTQDVPHIAKSAGKGIYVLDLDSTTGQLTEATLAAELVNPSFVAVHPDRKTVLAVSETEQGTVSSFQVKEDGTLQLTSTQSAIEGATCFVSTDLEGKLALVANYMGEVSVLAYPITEEGALLPHQALDRHEHHTQREGQDSPHAHCIRSLPGGRYVAATNLGTDEVYVYDLQGESGPLSRVHIASFPEGSGPRHIQFDASGKLAYVCTELSSQLVSLRVEPETGVMLALNIASTLPEDAQGTENSTSEVLVSPEGHFVYVGNRGHDSIAVFQVQQDTGELELLSTASTQGKGPRGMALSPDGQFLLAGNQDSDTIMVFRRDAQEGGLEPVGLFPCPTPVSLAFVPET, from the coding sequence ATGACTCAACACCGTTTTTACGTTGGAACCTACACCCAGGATGTCCCACACATTGCCAAATCTGCCGGGAAGGGCATTTATGTTCTGGACCTCGATTCCACCACAGGACAGCTGACAGAGGCAACCCTGGCAGCAGAACTGGTCAACCCCTCTTTCGTCGCGGTCCATCCTGACAGAAAAACCGTGCTGGCCGTCAGTGAAACAGAGCAGGGAACAGTGTCCAGTTTTCAGGTCAAGGAGGACGGCACCCTGCAACTGACCAGCACCCAGTCTGCTATCGAAGGGGCCACCTGCTTTGTGAGCACCGATCTGGAAGGCAAACTTGCCCTGGTCGCAAACTACATGGGCGAGGTTTCTGTGCTGGCCTACCCCATCACCGAAGAGGGTGCCCTGCTGCCCCATCAGGCCCTGGACCGACATGAGCACCACACCCAGCGTGAAGGCCAGGACAGTCCCCATGCCCACTGCATCCGCTCATTGCCCGGTGGGCGGTATGTGGCCGCCACCAACCTCGGCACCGATGAGGTGTACGTGTATGACCTTCAGGGAGAAAGTGGTCCTCTGAGCCGTGTGCACATCGCCTCCTTCCCGGAGGGCTCCGGTCCCAGGCACATTCAATTTGACGCTTCTGGGAAGCTGGCTTACGTGTGCACAGAACTGTCTTCCCAGCTGGTCAGCTTGCGTGTGGAACCCGAGACCGGGGTGATGCTCGCCCTGAACATCGCCTCCACCCTCCCTGAAGATGCACAGGGAACAGAGAACTCCACCTCAGAAGTGCTGGTCAGCCCGGAAGGCCATTTTGTGTATGTGGGGAACCGGGGCCATGACAGCATTGCTGTTTTTCAGGTGCAACAGGACACTGGAGAGCTCGAATTGCTCAGCACTGCATCCACCCAGGGCAAAGGTCCGAGGGGCATGGCCCTGTCTCCAGATGGACAATTTCTGCTTGCTGGAAACCAGGACAGCGACACCATCATGGTGTTCAGACGGGATGCCCAGGAGGGCGGACTGGAGCCTGTAGGGCTCTTTCCCTGCCCCACTCCGGTCAGTCTTGCATTTGTGCCAGAGACCTGA